A segment of the Candidatus Goldiibacteriota bacterium genome:
ACATAACGGCGTAGGCAAAATACGTAAGGGTGATATATTTAAAGTATACGGCGCCATGAGAAATAACAGCTGCATCAACTGTAAAGACAGCCGTAATTTGATGCGGGAAAAGGTTGATGACCGCAAAGGCGGCTGCCGCGAAAGCAAGCGATAAAATGGTAACCCAAAGCGCAACTTCGCGTATTAATTCCTCTTTTTTTGCGCCAATTGCCTGAGCCGTAAAAGATGAAGCCGCGGCGCCAAGTGACATGGCAGGAATGAATGAAAACTGGTCTATTCTTAAGCCTATTCCGTACGCGGCAATTATTCCGGGCCCGAACCTGTTTACAAAAGAGATTACCGCGATTGCGCTGACAGAAACAATAACCATCTGAAAGGTTACGGGGATACCAATTGTGAACATCTTTTTTATAATGCTGTAATTAAGCTGAAATTTCCATTTAAGAATGTTAAAAATGACGTTTTTCCTTGCCAGATAAAAAAAGGAAATTAAGGTGGTAGCGGCCCCTGATATTACGGTGGCTGCGGCGGAACCGGCTATTTTTAATTCCGGAAAAATCCACCATCCTTTTATAAGCAGGGGGGCAAGTATAATATTTAATGCCACGTAGATGCAGGAGAATATAAGCGGGGTTTTTGAATCGCCCAGGCCGCGCAGTATTCCGGCAAACCAGTTCTGGGTAAACATAAAAATAAGGCCGCTAAAAATTATAATCAGAAAAGTATGCGCGTCTTTTATTATGGCGGCGGGCGTGCCAAGAAATTTAAGCATGGGCATGGCAAGTGCTGTACCTAAAACCGTGATAAACAGGCATAAAGAAAAAATCGTAATAAATGAATTTGACATTATTTTTGAGACGAATTCCATGTCGTCCATTCCATATGCCTGGCCTATCATTATCACGGTGGACACGGAAAGCCCTATTATAAGCGATATAAGAAAAAACATCACAGGCATTGAAGATGACACCGCGGCAAGGGCGTCGGGGCCTAAAAGCCTTCCCACCCAGAAAGCGTCTATGGCGCTGTATAAAGACTGAAGCAGGTCGC
Coding sequences within it:
- a CDS encoding MATE family efflux transporter; this encodes MKNLTEGNVLKNLFIYSWPIMAGDLLQSLYSAIDAFWVGRLLGPDALAAVSSSMPVMFFLISLIIGLSVSTVIMIGQAYGMDDMEFVSKIMSNSFITIFSLCLFITVLGTALAMPMLKFLGTPAAIIKDAHTFLIIIFSGLIFMFTQNWFAGILRGLGDSKTPLIFSCIYVALNIILAPLLIKGWWIFPELKIAGSAAATVISGAATTLISFFYLARKNVIFNILKWKFQLNYSIIKKMFTIGIPVTFQMVIVSVSAIAVISFVNRFGPGIIAAYGIGLRIDQFSFIPAMSLGAAASSFTAQAIGAKKEELIREVALWVTILSLAFAAAAFAVINLFPHQITAVFTVDAAVISHGAVYFKYITLTYFAYAVMFAFQGIVRGSGDTLPSTLFAFITLIALRVGLSWVLLDKAGMDERGVWIGITASAYLGALLNYWYYKSGRWKNREKLKPYSREI